Proteins from a single region of Actinomycetota bacterium:
- a CDS encoding YajQ family cyclic di-GMP-binding protein, which produces MPSFDIVNKVDLQEVDNALNNTRKMTQTRYDFRGSKTEIELNRKDSKISILTEDSMKMKAIENELISNLVKRKVDAKSVKFGEPERAAGDMVKLDAEILAGIDKETARKIVKMIKETKMKVQAAIQEDQVRVTGKKIDDLQSVIALLKEKDLGMPLQYINMRD; this is translated from the coding sequence ATGCCATCATTCGATATCGTAAACAAGGTTGACCTGCAGGAAGTCGACAACGCCCTCAACAACACCCGCAAGATGACTCAGACGCGTTATGATTTCCGTGGGTCGAAGACCGAGATCGAGCTGAACCGCAAGGACAGCAAGATCAGCATCCTCACCGAAGACAGCATGAAGATGAAGGCCATCGAGAATGAGCTGATCTCAAATCTGGTCAAGCGCAAGGTCGATGCGAAATCAGTGAAGTTTGGCGAGCCGGAGCGGGCTGCCGGCGATATGGTCAAGCTCGACGCGGAGATCCTCGCCGGCATCGACAAGGAAACCGCCCGCAAGATCGTAAAGATGATCAAGGAAACGAAGATGAAGGTCCAGGCGGCGATCCAGGAAGACCAGGTGCGTGTGACCGGCAAGAAGATTGACGACCTGCAGTCAGTCATTGCCCTGCTAAAGGAAAAAGACCTGGGCATGCCGCTGCAGTACATCAACATGCGCGACTGA
- the heR gene encoding heliorhodopsin HeR, with amino-acid sequence MNIALATDAAPASKITYGGLRRFNFIMGCLHLGQGVLMLWLSTSFSLPVSTIYLKFDVSSGRLVQNLQDPYTLRIAPMVAIFLLLSAMAHFILASFGFNWYVANLKQHINKARWWEYSLSSSIMIVLIAMLVGVYDLSSLILIFCINACMIFFGYMMELHNQTTEKTSWTAFYFGCFAGIIPWVVIALYTIGSNQYPDTSVPDFVYGIMVSLFIFFNIFAVNQWLQYRQIGPWKDYLYGERVYIILSLVAKSALAWQMFFGTMRPV; translated from the coding sequence ATGAATATCGCCTTAGCTACAGACGCCGCGCCCGCCAGTAAAATAACCTACGGCGGCCTTCGCCGCTTCAACTTCATCATGGGCTGCCTGCACCTGGGCCAGGGTGTGCTGATGCTGTGGCTGAGCACCAGCTTCTCACTGCCGGTGTCGACTATCTACCTGAAATTCGATGTCTCCTCCGGCAGACTGGTCCAGAATCTTCAGGACCCTTATACCCTGCGCATCGCACCCATGGTTGCCATCTTCCTGCTGCTGTCGGCGATGGCGCACTTCATCCTGGCTTCGTTCGGATTCAACTGGTATGTGGCAAACCTCAAGCAGCACATCAACAAGGCGCGCTGGTGGGAGTATTCGCTGAGCTCGTCGATCATGATAGTGCTGATCGCCATGTTGGTGGGCGTCTACGACCTTTCGAGCCTGATCCTCATCTTCTGCATCAACGCCTGCATGATCTTCTTTGGCTACATGATGGAGCTGCATAACCAGACTACGGAAAAGACAAGCTGGACCGCGTTCTATTTCGGCTGCTTCGCGGGGATCATCCCCTGGGTGGTGATAGCGCTCTACACGATCGGGTCCAACCAGTACCCGGATACATCAGTACCTGACTTCGTCTACGGCATCATGGTTTCGCTGTTCATCTTCTTCAACATCTTCGCCGTGAACCAGTGGCTGCAGTACCGGCAGATCGGGCCGTGGAAAGACTACCTTTACGGTGAGAGGGTGTATATCATCCTCAGCCTGGTGGCCAAGTCGGCGCTGGCGTGGCAGATGTTCTTCGGGACGATGCGGCCGGTTTAG
- a CDS encoding DNA polymerase IV — MGDNPLSIRSFPRAVIHIDADAFFASCEQSRNPKLQGIPVITGKERNIVASMSYEAKARGVVRAMRLSEVRKLCPDAVFLPSDYETYSLLSKRFFAIVRRYTPDVEEYGIDECFADITGMQRPLRMGYRAIARAMKEELDEAFGFTFSTGLAPNKTIAKIASKWQKPSGLTVIPGRDIHEFLRGMPVEKVWGIGPQTTAYLAKFGITTALDFARRDEDWVKANFSKPFYETWQELNGRMVMGLDTEEKESYYTIQKVKTFTPPSSDPEFVFAQLSKNVENATMKARRYKLAAREAVCFLKTQDFHGVGAKVKFSRPTAFPHEIMAALEPVFQRLFKPTKLYRSTGVVLLKLTEDVITQPDLFGVTARIERLARVYEAVDGVRVKYGKHTLFLGSSFTANKFAQHLGDRGDVPARREELFKGETERQRINIPMFMGEVK, encoded by the coding sequence ATGGGTGACAACCCCCTCTCCATCCGCTCCTTCCCCCGGGCGGTCATCCACATCGACGCCGACGCTTTTTTTGCGTCGTGTGAGCAATCACGGAACCCCAAGCTCCAGGGTATCCCTGTGATCACCGGCAAGGAGCGCAACATCGTCGCCTCCATGAGCTACGAGGCCAAGGCCCGTGGCGTCGTGCGAGCCATGCGGCTCTCCGAGGTGCGTAAGCTCTGCCCCGACGCGGTCTTCCTTCCCTCCGATTACGAGACTTACAGCCTGCTGTCGAAACGCTTCTTCGCCATAGTGCGGCGCTACACGCCCGATGTGGAGGAATACGGCATCGACGAGTGCTTCGCCGATATCACCGGCATGCAGCGGCCGCTGCGCATGGGCTACCGGGCCATCGCCAGGGCGATGAAGGAGGAGCTGGACGAGGCCTTCGGTTTCACCTTCTCCACCGGGCTCGCGCCCAACAAGACCATCGCCAAGATCGCCTCCAAATGGCAGAAGCCTTCGGGGCTGACGGTGATCCCCGGGCGCGACATCCACGAGTTCCTGCGCGGCATGCCGGTGGAGAAGGTCTGGGGCATCGGGCCGCAGACCACCGCCTATCTCGCCAAGTTCGGCATCACCACGGCGCTCGACTTCGCCCGGCGCGACGAGGACTGGGTGAAAGCGAACTTCAGCAAGCCATTCTACGAGACCTGGCAGGAGCTGAACGGGCGCATGGTCATGGGGCTCGACACCGAGGAAAAAGAGAGCTATTACACCATCCAGAAAGTGAAGACCTTCACGCCGCCGTCCAGCGACCCGGAGTTCGTCTTCGCCCAACTATCCAAGAACGTGGAGAACGCCACCATGAAGGCGCGGCGCTACAAGCTGGCGGCGCGGGAGGCGGTCTGCTTCCTCAAGACCCAGGATTTCCACGGCGTCGGCGCCAAGGTGAAGTTCTCGCGGCCCACCGCCTTCCCCCATGAGATCATGGCGGCGCTGGAGCCGGTGTTCCAGCGGCTGTTCAAGCCGACGAAGCTGTACCGGTCGACCGGCGTGGTTCTGTTGAAGCTCACCGAGGACGTCATCACTCAGCCGGACCTCTTCGGCGTGACGGCGCGCATCGAACGGCTGGCGCGAGTCTATGAGGCGGTGGACGGCGTGCGGGTGAAATACGGCAAACACACGCTGTTTTTGGGCTCGAGCTTCACTGCTAATAAATTCGCGCAGCACCTGGGCGACCGCGGCGACGTGCCGGCGCGGCGGGAGGAGCTGTTCAAGGGCGAGACGGAGCGGCAGCGGATCAATATCCCCATGTTCATGGGTGAGGTGAAGTGA
- the lexA gene encoding repressor LexA — MKKTPKHLDKIIAFYRANRRMPSHAEIARAAGLRSKGTTYKLVNRLVEQGFVERDETGKLLPGRRFNAVPQLGTVEAGWPSPAEEELLDTMSLEEFLIKRPEQTYLLKVQGESMVDAGIMPGDMVLVERGVTEKDGDIIIAEVDGEWTMKYYRKRGGKVWLEAANSRFGPITPENELRVAAIVRAVIRKY, encoded by the coding sequence ATGAAAAAGACACCAAAACATCTGGATAAGATCATCGCCTTCTACCGGGCCAACCGGCGCATGCCCAGCCATGCCGAGATCGCCCGGGCGGCTGGCCTGCGCTCAAAGGGAACCACCTACAAACTGGTGAACCGGCTGGTGGAACAGGGCTTCGTGGAGCGCGACGAGACCGGCAAACTGCTGCCGGGGCGGCGCTTCAACGCCGTGCCCCAGCTCGGCACGGTCGAGGCCGGCTGGCCCTCTCCCGCCGAGGAGGAGCTGCTGGACACCATGAGCCTGGAGGAGTTCCTCATCAAGCGCCCGGAGCAGACCTACCTGCTCAAGGTGCAGGGCGAGTCGATGGTCGACGCCGGCATCATGCCCGGCGACATGGTGCTGGTGGAACGGGGCGTCACCGAGAAGGACGGCGACATCATCATCGCCGAGGTCGACGGCGAGTGGACCATGAAGTATTACCGCAAACGCGGCGGCAAAGTCTGGCTGGAAGCGGCCAATAGCAGGTTCGGGCCGATCACGCCGGAGAACGAGCTGCGGGTCGCGGCGATCGTGCGAGCGGTCATTCGGAAGTATTGA
- a CDS encoding class I SAM-dependent methyltransferase — translation MKLRRRREESRWEQVYENQAVETLPWYYPALDPDFAAALERYGIYGGEVLDLCTGPGTQAMALAERGFKVTAMDIAGSAVEKACLRARDDGMDIVFHQDDILASSLDRTFDLVFDRGCYHVFPRDKRRDYVPAVSRLINPGGYLMLKCFSHLETRPEGPYRIPPSEIEQLFSTDFDILALQHTTFIGQNQKTPPKALFCVLRKR, via the coding sequence ATGAAATTACGCAGGAGACGCGAAGAATCACGCTGGGAGCAGGTGTACGAGAACCAGGCTGTGGAAACGCTGCCCTGGTACTATCCCGCCCTGGATCCGGACTTCGCGGCCGCGCTGGAACGCTACGGCATCTACGGCGGCGAGGTGCTCGACCTCTGCACTGGTCCCGGCACCCAGGCCATGGCTTTGGCCGAGCGGGGCTTCAAGGTCACCGCCATGGATATCGCGGGCTCCGCGGTCGAGAAAGCCTGTCTAAGGGCAAGGGATGATGGCATGGACATCGTCTTCCACCAGGATGATATCCTTGCGAGCAGCCTCGACCGTACATTCGACCTCGTCTTCGACCGTGGCTGCTACCACGTCTTCCCCCGCGACAAGCGCAGGGATTATGTACCCGCTGTCAGCCGCCTGATCAATCCCGGCGGCTATCTGATGCTCAAATGTTTCAGCCACCTTGAAACGCGCCCCGAAGGCCCTTATCGCATTCCCCCGAGTGAGATCGAGCAACTTTTCAGCACCGATTTTGATATCCTGGCGCTCCAGCACACTACCTTCATCGGCCAGAACCAAAAAACACCACCAAAAGCACTATTCTGCGTTTTGCGCAAGCGCTGA
- a CDS encoding FAD-dependent oxidoreductase, which yields MKVVIVGGVAGGASAAARMRRLSEELEIVMLERGEYVSFANCGLPYHIGGDIKRRRDLLIATPEHFREQFEIEVRTGHEVVRIDRDNKSVRVVDHAGGREYDETYDRLVLAQGASAVRPDLPGIGHPRIFALRNIPDMDAVKQLVDGGAGSAVVVGAGYIGLETVEALVNRGLSVDLVELQDHVLPTLDPEMADDLRYHLEEKGVRLRLGAGVESFADAQGRVTVELSDGSSVCADLVVMAIGVTPESALAADAGLELGARGAVKVDAHMRTSDPDIFAAGDMVEVTDTVTGEQTNIPLAGPANRQGRIAADNICGRESVYTTTQGTAIVKVFDLTAAMTGASEKTLLCVGRRFEKIYIYPFGHAIYYPGTGHMHTKVLFDPDDGRILGAQIVGFDGVDKRIDVLAVAVRTGMTVYDLEEQELAYAPPYGSAKDAINMAGFVGANVLKGDVRFWFAEDHPEMTLSGTVLDVRTPKEYEKGHVDGAVLIPVDRLRGRLDELRGAPEPIFIYCLTGIRSYLAYRILHLNGFSDLYNLAGGWKSFERFHRERLEDAGGS from the coding sequence ATGAAAGTCGTAATCGTCGGCGGAGTCGCCGGTGGCGCTTCGGCGGCGGCCAGGATGAGACGGCTTTCCGAAGAGCTTGAGATAGTGATGCTGGAACGCGGTGAGTATGTATCCTTCGCCAACTGCGGGCTTCCCTATCACATAGGCGGAGATATCAAGCGGCGGCGGGATCTGCTGATCGCCACTCCCGAACATTTCCGCGAGCAGTTCGAGATCGAAGTCCGTACCGGTCATGAGGTCGTTAGGATCGACCGCGACAACAAGTCGGTGCGGGTGGTCGACCACGCTGGCGGCCGCGAATATGACGAGACTTACGATCGGCTGGTCCTCGCCCAGGGGGCCTCGGCGGTTCGGCCGGATCTGCCGGGCATCGGCCACCCACGGATTTTCGCCCTGAGGAACATCCCTGACATGGACGCCGTCAAGCAGCTTGTTGATGGAGGCGCCGGTTCAGCGGTCGTCGTCGGCGCCGGCTATATCGGTCTGGAGACGGTTGAGGCCCTGGTGAATCGCGGTCTCAGCGTCGACCTGGTCGAGCTTCAGGACCATGTACTCCCCACCCTCGATCCGGAGATGGCGGACGACCTCCGCTATCACCTGGAGGAGAAGGGAGTGCGACTGCGGCTCGGCGCCGGAGTGGAGTCGTTTGCGGATGCGCAGGGACGTGTCACTGTAGAGCTCTCTGATGGCTCCAGCGTCTGCGCCGACCTTGTGGTCATGGCTATCGGCGTGACTCCGGAATCGGCGCTGGCAGCAGACGCCGGCCTGGAGCTTGGAGCCCGTGGCGCGGTGAAAGTCGACGCGCACATGCGCACATCCGACCCTGATATCTTCGCCGCCGGCGACATGGTCGAAGTCACCGATACCGTGACCGGCGAACAGACGAACATCCCGCTGGCCGGTCCAGCCAACCGCCAGGGGCGCATCGCCGCTGATAACATCTGCGGCCGCGAGAGCGTCTATACCACGACGCAGGGCACAGCCATCGTCAAGGTCTTCGATCTGACCGCCGCCATGACTGGCGCTTCTGAGAAGACCCTGCTCTGTGTGGGCAGGCGATTCGAAAAGATCTATATCTATCCATTCGGGCACGCGATCTATTACCCCGGCACCGGCCATATGCATACAAAGGTGCTGTTCGATCCCGATGACGGCCGGATCCTCGGCGCCCAGATAGTCGGCTTCGACGGCGTCGACAAGCGCATCGACGTGCTGGCGGTCGCCGTTCGCACGGGCATGACCGTCTACGACCTGGAAGAGCAGGAGCTGGCTTATGCGCCGCCCTATGGCTCGGCTAAGGATGCCATCAATATGGCCGGTTTCGTCGGCGCCAATGTGCTCAAGGGAGATGTGCGCTTCTGGTTCGCGGAAGACCATCCTGAAATGACTCTCAGCGGTACCGTCCTCGACGTCCGCACACCGAAGGAATATGAGAAAGGGCATGTGGACGGCGCGGTCCTGATTCCTGTGGACAGGCTCCGCGGGCGGCTCGACGAGCTGCGCGGAGCGCCGGAACCGATTTTCATCTACTGCCTGACGGGGATAAGGAGTTACCTCGCCTACCGGATACTCCACCTGAACGGCTTCAGCGACCTCTACAACCTCGCCGGCGGCTGGAAGAGTTTCGAGCGATTTCATCGGGAGCGGCTGGAGGATGCCGGCGGGAGTTAG
- a CDS encoding DUF308 domain-containing protein — translation MNAVSEGQVSMGMMSVQVTRDSWKWYLALGIVLAVTGGFAMVFPLGAAYGIEVFVGILLLISGCAYMINAIASRKQGFVWQLLLGLLYLGVGIMLLVYPLSGVVTLTLVLGICFLVSGTFKSVIALASQKSQGWGMLLVSGLLGIILGILILASWPSSSEWVIGLLVGIDLLFAGMTMIMLALAARNPGSMAMA, via the coding sequence ATGAACGCTGTTTCTGAAGGTCAGGTATCGATGGGCATGATGTCGGTGCAGGTAACCCGCGACTCCTGGAAGTGGTATCTGGCCCTGGGGATCGTGCTTGCAGTGACTGGAGGCTTTGCCATGGTCTTTCCGCTGGGTGCCGCCTATGGAATCGAAGTTTTTGTCGGCATCCTGCTATTGATCAGTGGCTGTGCCTATATGATCAATGCGATCGCTTCCCGCAAGCAAGGTTTTGTCTGGCAGCTGCTGCTGGGCCTTCTTTATCTTGGCGTCGGGATCATGCTACTGGTCTATCCGCTTTCAGGCGTCGTCACCCTGACGCTGGTACTCGGGATCTGCTTCCTGGTTTCCGGTACTTTCAAATCCGTGATCGCGCTTGCTTCGCAAAAATCACAGGGCTGGGGAATGCTGCTGGTGAGCGGCCTTCTGGGTATCATCCTTGGCATACTTATCCTGGCCAGCTGGCCCAGTTCATCCGAGTGGGTCATCGGCCTGCTGGTAGGCATAGACCTGCTGTTCGCCGGAATGACCATGATAATGCTGGCGCTGGCGGCAAGGAATCCTGGATCCATGGCGATGGCCTGA
- a CDS encoding glycoside hydrolase family 25 protein, with product MKKLTALSVFLLSIACLLTFAGQAMAEMQGIDVSRWQGTIDWDTTYNYTNFAFIKAGGSDEGMYTDSQFERNRDEARRVGIPRGYYYYAGGGDPIQEAEHFASLVADLQPGEILAIDLEIDHPDPVAYAWTFLVRTEHLTGSKPLLYTNMNRVWGYDWHAVVENGNHLWGAIYDGNPQVMPDPGPWPAVAVKQYTSEGTLPGINSNVDLNIFPSVIDDFKAMGQIKPALPIVEKLEPAAPAAIEPQPPVMVEPEAGNWKTDIQVVEVIEPERLVGIVPAERPAAGETEILTIQWPARRPVIETSFEMDFAAALDS from the coding sequence ATGAAAAAACTAACCGCCCTTAGCGTATTCCTCCTGTCGATCGCATGCTTGCTGACATTCGCCGGCCAGGCCATGGCCGAGATGCAGGGCATCGATGTCTCCAGATGGCAGGGTACTATCGACTGGGATACCACCTACAATTACACTAACTTCGCCTTTATCAAGGCCGGCGGCAGCGACGAGGGCATGTATACCGACAGCCAGTTCGAACGCAATCGGGACGAAGCCCGCCGCGTGGGTATACCTCGGGGTTACTATTATTATGCCGGCGGCGGTGACCCGATCCAGGAGGCTGAGCATTTCGCCAGCCTGGTCGCGGATCTGCAGCCTGGTGAGATCCTGGCTATCGATCTTGAGATCGACCATCCGGATCCAGTGGCCTATGCCTGGACATTCCTGGTGCGAACCGAACATCTGACCGGCAGCAAGCCGCTCCTGTATACGAACATGAACCGGGTCTGGGGTTACGACTGGCATGCCGTGGTCGAGAATGGCAATCATCTGTGGGGCGCCATCTACGACGGCAATCCCCAGGTCATGCCGGATCCCGGCCCCTGGCCGGCAGTGGCCGTCAAGCAATACACCAGCGAGGGGACTCTTCCCGGGATCAACAGCAACGTCGACCTGAATATCTTCCCCAGCGTGATCGATGATTTCAAGGCGATGGGCCAGATCAAACCGGCTCTCCCCATCGTCGAGAAGCTCGAGCCTGCAGCCCCTGCGGCCATCGAACCGCAGCCGCCAGTCATGGTCGAGCCCGAGGCTGGCAACTGGAAGACTGACATCCAGGTGGTGGAAGTGATCGAGCCCGAGCGTCTTGTCGGCATCGTCCCGGCGGAGCGGCCAGCGGCTGGCGAGACTGAGATCCTCACCATCCAGTGGCCAGCCAGGCGCCCGGTCATCGAGACCAGCTTCGAGATGGATTTCGCCGCCGCGCTCGATTCCTGA